The Virgibacillus phasianinus genome includes a window with the following:
- a CDS encoding carbohydrate ABC transporter permease, which produces MASDIHVRRKRKFSKDQWTAIAFLLPSFLLILLFVYGFIGWTGYVSLSNWNTLVPDFSFAGLENYVYLFHDFRFQSDLRNTLFFTVLFIGLVIIFGMGLAILIDQKLKGESIYRNIFLFPMALSFIVTGVVWQWLLNPSTGFNQFLGAFGIHPKWYTDTNILAGFEWGSIEFGLPVAIIAVVIAAVWQMTGFSLAMYLAGLRGIPDELREAARMDGASEFQIYRKVILPMLMPITVSIVIIMAHISLKIFDLIYAMTGSGANFVTDVPAMYMFEATFRGHYYANGAAIAIIMLLLVAIFIVPYLWNSRKGDS; this is translated from the coding sequence TTGGCTAGTGATATACATGTAAGACGCAAAAGAAAGTTTTCCAAAGATCAATGGACGGCAATCGCATTTTTACTTCCATCATTTCTATTAATCTTACTTTTCGTTTATGGATTTATCGGATGGACGGGATATGTTTCGCTAAGTAATTGGAATACCCTTGTTCCTGATTTTTCTTTCGCAGGGCTTGAAAATTATGTCTATTTATTCCATGATTTTCGGTTTCAATCGGATTTGAGAAACACCTTGTTCTTTACCGTCCTGTTTATTGGACTTGTTATTATTTTTGGAATGGGGCTTGCGATTTTAATCGATCAAAAACTAAAGGGTGAATCGATTTATCGAAACATCTTTTTGTTTCCAATGGCTCTGTCATTTATTGTGACAGGTGTTGTTTGGCAATGGCTGCTTAATCCATCAACAGGATTTAACCAATTCCTGGGTGCATTCGGTATTCATCCCAAATGGTATACAGATACAAATATTCTCGCGGGATTCGAATGGGGCAGCATTGAATTCGGATTGCCAGTTGCCATCATTGCTGTCGTCATTGCTGCCGTCTGGCAAATGACAGGATTTTCATTGGCTATGTATTTGGCAGGTTTGCGGGGAATTCCCGATGAGTTACGGGAGGCTGCCCGAATGGATGGAGCTTCTGAGTTTCAAATCTATCGAAAAGTCATTTTACCAATGCTCATGCCAATTACAGTTTCTATTGTCATTATCATGGCACATATTTCGTTGAAAATATTTGATTTGATCTACGCAATGACTGGGTCAGGAGCGAATTTTGTAACGGATGTGCCAGCAATGTATATGTTTGAGGCAACATTTAGAGGTCATTATTATGCGAACGGGGCCGCAATTGCCATTATCATGTTACTTCTAGTAGCAATCTTTATTGTTCCGTATTTATGGAATAGTAGAAAGGGTGATAGCTGA
- a CDS encoding carbohydrate ABC transporter permease: MNIGKILKYFILTVVAIIFIMPIYVIIVTSLKPLDEVSLEQMWALPTSINFTSYVEAFKNLAPNFMNSIYLVIPATLLSALLGAMNGYVLSKWQFKGVNTIFTIILFGMFIPYQSILIPLIQFLRTIELYDTIPGLILVHVVYGLPITTLMFRNFYASIPDTMIEAAKIDGANFLGIFRHIIVPLSITGFVVVAIWQFTNIWNEFLFAVTITTSENQPIMVALQNLSGSQIVQWNVQMAGALMAALPTLLVYIFLGKYFVRGLLAGSVKG, from the coding sequence ATGAACATAGGAAAAATCTTAAAATATTTCATTTTAACCGTTGTAGCGATAATTTTTATCATGCCTATTTATGTCATTATCGTAACAAGTCTAAAACCATTAGACGAGGTATCACTGGAACAAATGTGGGCATTGCCAACATCGATTAATTTCACCTCATATGTTGAGGCTTTTAAAAATTTGGCACCTAACTTCATGAACAGTATTTATCTGGTTATACCCGCAACACTGTTGTCTGCATTGCTTGGAGCAATGAACGGATATGTGCTGTCGAAATGGCAATTCAAGGGTGTAAACACCATCTTTACGATTATATTATTTGGGATGTTTATTCCATACCAAAGTATTTTAATTCCGTTAATACAGTTTTTACGCACCATTGAGCTGTACGATACAATACCAGGCCTGATATTGGTTCATGTGGTTTACGGTTTACCGATTACTACATTAATGTTTCGTAATTTCTATGCCAGTATTCCGGACACCATGATCGAAGCAGCAAAAATTGATGGGGCAAACTTCTTAGGGATTTTTCGCCACATTATTGTTCCCTTGTCAATTACCGGATTCGTGGTTGTCGCAATCTGGCAGTTCACCAATATCTGGAACGAATTTTTATTTGCAGTTACGATTACGACCTCTGAGAACCAGCCAATCATGGTAGCGTTGCAAAATTTATCCGGCAGCCAAATTGTGCAATGGAACGTACAAATGGCCGGAGCATTGATGGCCGCATTACCAACGTTACTCGTCTATATTTTCCTTGGAAAATACTTTGTGCGTGGGTTGCTCGCCGGGTCTGTTAAAGGATAG
- a CDS encoding ROK family protein — protein MYYGAIEAGGTKFVCAVSNDQFDIIDRVSIATTVPDETLDQVFTFFDEYSLKSIGIGSFGPIDVNKNSSTYGHVTTTPKPGWRNFDFLGAIKKRYHIPVAWTTDVNAAAYGEYKRGNAKNSESCLYLTVGTGIGGGAVVNGRVLEGYGHPEMGHLFVRLHPDDTYQGFCPYHENCLEGLAAGPAIEARYGKKGDQLEKEDHVWKMEAHYLAQGIANYTLTLRPEKVVLGGGVMKQKQLLPLIRSEYRNLMKEYVSTPDLEDYIVAPGLKDNAGITGCLLLAAEECEA, from the coding sequence ATGTACTATGGAGCAATAGAGGCGGGCGGTACCAAATTTGTATGCGCTGTCAGCAATGACCAGTTTGACATCATTGATAGAGTCAGCATAGCTACGACTGTGCCGGATGAAACACTGGACCAAGTATTTACTTTTTTTGACGAATATTCCTTAAAGTCGATTGGAATTGGTTCATTTGGTCCGATTGATGTGAATAAAAATTCATCTACATATGGGCATGTTACAACAACACCGAAGCCGGGCTGGAGGAACTTTGACTTTTTAGGCGCAATTAAAAAGCGTTATCACATTCCAGTTGCCTGGACGACAGATGTTAATGCTGCCGCTTATGGTGAATACAAACGAGGTAATGCGAAAAATAGTGAGAGCTGTCTTTACCTGACAGTCGGCACAGGAATCGGCGGAGGTGCCGTTGTAAATGGTAGAGTCCTTGAAGGTTATGGACATCCAGAAATGGGACATCTTTTCGTACGGTTGCATCCAGATGATACCTACCAAGGCTTCTGTCCCTATCATGAAAACTGCCTGGAAGGACTTGCGGCAGGACCGGCAATTGAGGCTAGATACGGAAAAAAGGGTGATCAACTGGAAAAGGAAGACCATGTATGGAAAATGGAAGCACACTATCTTGCGCAAGGCATTGCGAATTACACATTAACACTCAGACCGGAGAAAGTTGTCCTGGGCGGCGGTGTGATGAAACAAAAACAGTTACTGCCATTAATTCGCAGTGAATATAGAAACTTGATGAAAGAATATGTTTCAACGCCAGACCTTGAAGACTATATTGTTGCCCCAGGGTTAAAGGACAATGCCGGCATCACGGGATGTCTGTTGCTGGCAGCTGAAGAATGTGAAGCTTGA
- a CDS encoding PTS mannitol transporter subunit IICB, with amino-acid sequence MAEKGVRAKVQRFGSYLSSMIMPNIGAFIAWGIITALFIPDGWLPNEDLAKLVDPMIKYLLPLLIGYTGGRMVLEKRGGVIGAIATMGVIVGSDIPMFLGAMIMGPLAGYLLKKIDDLFEDKIRAGFEMLYNNFSAGILGAILACLATQFIGPVVETLNNILASGVEAIVSAGLLPLASIIVEPAKILFLNNAINHGILTPIGLEQATEVGKSILFLVEANPGPGLGILLAFSIFGKGMSKSSAPGAAAIQFLGGIHEIYFPYVLMKPMLVLAAIGGGISGIFMLSIFDAGLRAPASPGSIFAVLAMTSQGSYLGVIISVLVATAVSFIIASVILKSSKTDDEDLSEATGKMEEMKGKKSSVSDSLNQANEESSVEGKRTEDIDKIIFACDAGMGSSAMGSSLLKNKFKKADIDIFVTNTAIDQLPNDADIVITHKDLTDRAKAKLPSAEHISVENFLNSPKYDELVERLKK; translated from the coding sequence ATGGCTGAAAAAGGAGTACGTGCTAAAGTACAGCGTTTTGGCAGCTATTTAAGCAGTATGATTATGCCAAATATTGGTGCGTTTATCGCATGGGGAATTATAACTGCTTTATTTATTCCAGACGGCTGGCTGCCAAATGAGGATTTGGCAAAATTAGTTGACCCCATGATCAAGTATCTGTTGCCACTATTAATTGGATATACGGGTGGACGAATGGTACTTGAAAAACGTGGTGGAGTTATTGGTGCAATTGCAACAATGGGTGTTATCGTTGGTTCAGATATCCCGATGTTTTTAGGTGCCATGATCATGGGTCCGCTGGCAGGATATTTATTGAAAAAGATCGATGATTTGTTTGAAGATAAGATTCGTGCTGGATTTGAAATGCTTTATAATAACTTTTCAGCAGGTATTCTTGGTGCAATACTAGCATGTCTTGCAACTCAGTTTATCGGCCCCGTAGTGGAAACGTTAAATAATATATTGGCTTCCGGTGTTGAGGCAATTGTTAGTGCAGGTTTGCTGCCACTGGCAAGCATTATTGTTGAACCGGCCAAGATATTATTCTTAAATAATGCTATAAATCATGGGATACTAACTCCGATTGGACTTGAACAGGCTACCGAGGTAGGGAAATCCATTCTATTCCTCGTGGAAGCAAACCCTGGACCAGGGCTTGGTATCTTGCTTGCTTTTTCTATTTTTGGGAAAGGGATGTCAAAAAGTTCGGCACCTGGTGCGGCGGCTATTCAGTTTCTTGGCGGGATACATGAGATTTATTTCCCTTATGTTCTAATGAAACCAATGCTGGTCTTAGCTGCAATTGGTGGAGGTATAAGTGGCATATTCATGCTTTCCATTTTTGACGCAGGTCTTAGAGCTCCAGCATCACCGGGAAGTATTTTTGCTGTTTTAGCTATGACATCACAAGGCAGTTACTTGGGTGTAATTATAAGTGTACTAGTTGCGACGGCTGTCTCCTTTATCATTGCATCGGTTATTTTGAAATCAAGTAAAACAGACGATGAAGATTTATCAGAAGCTACTGGTAAAATGGAAGAAATGAAAGGGAAGAAGAGCTCCGTATCAGATTCACTGAACCAAGCTAATGAGGAATCGTCAGTTGAAGGTAAGCGCACAGAAGATATAGACAAAATTATTTTTGCTTGTGATGCAGGAATGGGCTCGAGTGCAATGGGATCATCGTTATTAAAGAATAAGTTTAAAAAGGCAGATATTGATATATTTGTTACAAATACTGCGATTGACCAATTGCCTAACGACGCAGACATCGTCATTACCCATAAGGACTTAACAGATCGTGCGAAGGCAAAACTGCCAAGTGCTGAACATATCTCTGTGGAAAATTTCTTAAACAGTCCGAAATATGATGAATTAGTGGAACGACTTAAAAAATAA